A genome region from Alistipes dispar includes the following:
- a CDS encoding acyltransferase family protein translates to MNRPQTDRPPQTAAPQRLLSLDTLRGFDMFFIMGFAALVVSLCRLRPGGFSDWLIAQMGHAEWDGFFHHDTIFPLFLFIAGISFPFSLAKQRSKGTSERAILAKIVRRGLTLVLLGLVYNGLFRLDFATLRLPSVLGRIGLAWMFAALLYMRFGLRTRIVLAAGILAAYSLVLHFVGAPDAPGAGTLTLEGNIAGYIDRRIMPSHLYLDGFDPEGILSTFPAVVTAMLGMFTGEFVRRSDKRLTGGRKALGMACGAAALLAAALLWNMWQPINKSLWNGSFVCAAGAYSLGMFALFYYMIDVRQWRRWTFFFKVIGVNSITIYLGQMIVNFGYTSKFFFGGAASKLPPEAGAVVLGIGYIACCWLLLWFLDRQRIYFKV, encoded by the coding sequence ATGAACCGACCTCAAACCGACCGGCCCCCGCAAACCGCCGCCCCGCAACGGCTGCTGTCGCTCGACACGCTCCGGGGCTTCGACATGTTCTTCATCATGGGCTTCGCCGCCCTCGTCGTTTCGCTCTGCCGTCTCCGGCCGGGCGGCTTCTCCGACTGGCTCATCGCGCAGATGGGCCACGCCGAATGGGACGGATTCTTCCACCACGACACGATCTTCCCGCTGTTCCTCTTCATCGCGGGCATCTCGTTCCCCTTCTCGCTGGCCAAACAGCGTTCGAAGGGAACGAGCGAGAGGGCCATCCTCGCGAAGATCGTCCGCCGCGGCCTAACGCTCGTCCTGCTGGGACTGGTCTATAACGGACTTTTCCGGCTCGACTTCGCCACGCTGCGGCTGCCGAGCGTGCTGGGACGCATCGGACTGGCGTGGATGTTCGCCGCGCTGCTCTACATGCGCTTCGGCCTCCGCACGCGCATCGTCCTCGCGGCCGGCATTCTCGCCGCATACAGCCTCGTGCTGCATTTCGTCGGCGCGCCCGACGCCCCCGGAGCCGGCACGCTCACCCTCGAAGGCAATATCGCGGGCTATATCGACCGCCGGATCATGCCCTCGCACCTCTATCTCGACGGTTTCGATCCGGAAGGCATCCTGAGCACCTTCCCGGCCGTCGTGACGGCCATGCTGGGCATGTTCACCGGGGAGTTCGTCCGCCGGAGCGACAAACGCCTCACCGGCGGCCGCAAAGCGCTCGGCATGGCCTGCGGAGCCGCCGCGCTGCTCGCCGCCGCACTGCTCTGGAACATGTGGCAGCCGATCAACAAAAGCCTCTGGAACGGATCGTTCGTCTGCGCCGCCGGGGCCTACTCGCTCGGCATGTTCGCGCTGTTCTACTATATGATAGACGTAAGGCAATGGCGCCGCTGGACCTTCTTCTTCAAGGTGATCGGCGTCAATTCGATCACGATTTACCTCGGGCAGATGATCGTCAATTTCGGCTACACCTCGAAATTCTTCTTCGGGGGCGCGGCCTCCAAACTCCCGCCCGAGGCGGGTGCGGTCGTGCTCGGCATCGGCTACATCGCCTGCTGCTGGCTGCTGCTCTGGTTCCTCGACCGGCAGAGGATCTACTTCAAGGTGTGA
- a CDS encoding polyprenyl synthetase family protein translates to MQTNEQLLSVIENYLAQTELPAEPELLYAPIGYSLSGGGKRLRPMLVMLSCGIFSDDALQALPAAAAVEMFHNFTLLHDDIMDNAAVRRGKPSVFARWGQNVAILSGDAMMISSYRLLSGVPPRLLPQILATFNEMALEVCEGQQYDMDFEMKPKVSVVDYMHMIELKTSALLSGAVAIGAMLGGASEEDCRKLRRFALELGLAFQLQDDLLDSYGDEELGKAIGGDILEGKKTYLMVTAMSRADEPTREVLRRTYRDERLTDAEKIAAVKRIYDRLDVRHLTEQQISLRFDRALAVLGSLSVDPARTLRMREYAESLVDRKK, encoded by the coding sequence ATGCAAACCAACGAGCAACTTCTCTCGGTGATCGAGAATTACCTGGCACAAACCGAACTCCCGGCCGAACCCGAACTGCTGTACGCGCCGATCGGCTATTCGCTCTCCGGAGGCGGCAAACGGCTGCGGCCGATGCTCGTCATGCTCTCGTGCGGCATCTTCTCCGACGATGCGCTGCAGGCGCTTCCCGCGGCGGCGGCCGTCGAGATGTTCCACAATTTCACGCTCCTGCACGACGACATCATGGACAACGCCGCCGTGCGGCGGGGCAAGCCGTCGGTCTTCGCCCGGTGGGGGCAGAACGTGGCGATCCTCTCGGGCGACGCCATGATGATCAGTTCCTACCGGCTGCTGAGCGGCGTGCCCCCGCGCCTGCTGCCGCAGATACTCGCCACGTTCAACGAAATGGCGCTCGAGGTGTGCGAGGGCCAGCAGTACGACATGGATTTCGAAATGAAACCCAAAGTCTCGGTCGTCGATTACATGCACATGATCGAGCTGAAGACTTCGGCGCTGCTGTCCGGCGCCGTGGCCATCGGCGCGATGCTGGGCGGCGCCTCGGAGGAGGACTGCCGCAAACTGCGCCGCTTCGCCCTCGAACTGGGGCTGGCCTTCCAGCTGCAGGACGACCTGCTGGACAGCTACGGCGACGAGGAGCTGGGCAAAGCCATCGGCGGCGACATCCTCGAAGGCAAGAAGACCTACCTGATGGTGACGGCGATGAGCCGCGCCGACGAGCCCACGCGCGAAGTGCTCCGCCGGACCTACCGCGACGAGCGGCTCACGGATGCGGAGAAGATCGCCGCCGTGAAGCGGATCTACGACCGGCTGGACGTGCGCCACCTCACCGAACAGCAGATTTCGCTGCGCTTCGACCGCGCGCTGGCGGTCCTCGGCTCCCTCTCGGTGGACCCCGCGCGCACGCTGCGGATGCGCGAATACGCCGAAAGCCTGGTGGACCGGAAGAAATAA
- a CDS encoding DUF418 domain-containing protein, whose amino-acid sequence MYRTTGLPNTRIRVADALRGIAVAGIILIHACEHFNLYWAGLPYRRALVEGLEEPVAGFMWWLLAGKMYTIFALLFGLSFYVQSDNQAQRGRSFTGRFTWRMALLLGIGLVNTAFYNGDVLVLYALLGVLLPWLGKLPTRWLWALFGILALQPLELFQIAAARPLYVDADVWGDAALPAFTEGTLGDTLRASLRYGQPMTLAWYLNNGRITQTLAMFLLGMLLGRRRLFYDEPGNRRVWGGILAGSLLAAVALAADFGGEGSPLRVMTSAWYNLAQTMALVASVVLLWYGFGAFRRAVGPISAIGRMSLTNYLLQSVLGTAVFYNWGLGLYREVGIVYALLIGTGLVVVQYQFSRLWLRRFSHGPVEWLWKKLTWL is encoded by the coding sequence ATGTACCGCACAACAGGACTTCCCAACACCCGTATCCGCGTGGCGGATGCCCTGCGGGGCATCGCCGTCGCGGGCATCATCCTCATCCACGCCTGCGAGCACTTCAACCTCTACTGGGCGGGGCTGCCGTACCGGCGCGCACTCGTCGAAGGACTGGAGGAACCCGTCGCAGGATTCATGTGGTGGCTGCTGGCGGGCAAGATGTACACGATCTTCGCCCTGCTGTTCGGCCTGAGCTTCTACGTGCAGAGCGACAACCAGGCCCAGCGGGGACGCAGCTTCACGGGGCGCTTCACCTGGCGCATGGCGCTCCTGCTGGGCATCGGTCTCGTCAATACGGCCTTCTACAACGGCGACGTACTCGTGCTCTACGCCCTGCTGGGCGTCCTGCTGCCGTGGCTCGGAAAGCTTCCGACGCGGTGGCTGTGGGCGCTCTTCGGCATACTGGCGCTCCAGCCGCTCGAACTCTTCCAGATCGCCGCCGCACGCCCGCTCTACGTCGATGCGGACGTCTGGGGCGACGCCGCCCTGCCCGCCTTCACGGAGGGCACGCTGGGCGATACGCTCCGGGCGAGCCTCCGCTACGGGCAGCCGATGACCCTCGCCTGGTATCTCAACAACGGCCGCATCACGCAGACGTTGGCCATGTTCCTGCTCGGCATGCTGCTGGGCCGCCGCCGGCTCTTCTACGACGAACCGGGCAACCGCCGCGTCTGGGGCGGCATCCTCGCGGGAAGCCTGCTCGCGGCCGTCGCCCTGGCGGCCGACTTCGGCGGGGAGGGATCGCCCCTGCGGGTGATGACCTCCGCATGGTACAACCTCGCGCAGACGATGGCGCTCGTCGCCTCCGTCGTGCTGCTCTGGTACGGATTCGGCGCCTTCCGCCGCGCCGTGGGGCCCATCTCGGCCATCGGACGCATGAGCCTGACGAACTACCTGCTGCAATCGGTGCTGGGAACCGCCGTCTTCTACAACTGGGGGCTGGGGCTCTACCGCGAGGTGGGGATCGTTTACGCGCTGCTGATCGGCACGGGCCTCGTCGTCGTGCAATACCAGTTCTCACGCCTCTGGCTGCGGCGCTTCTCCCACGGTCCGGTCGAATGGCTCTGGAAAAAGCTGACGTGGCTCTGA
- a CDS encoding peptidase U32 family protein — protein sequence MKRSDIEIMAPVGSYESLAAAIQAGADAVYFGVGKLNMRSASAANFSLDDLARIVATAHAAGVKAYLTVNTVVYEEEITTVHEVIDRARAEGVDAVIASDMAAILYARRIGQEVHISTQCNISNSEAVKFYAQWADTVVLARELSLEQVAEIRRRIVENDIRGPRGELVEIEMFAHGALCMSISGKCYLSLYETGCSANRGACRQLCRRKYTVRDKETGAELDVDGRYVLSPKDLCTIDFLDRMLAAGVRVLKIEGRARGAEYVKRVVECYDEALRAIEAGSYTPRLAAELKERLRTVFNRGFWEGYYAGRPVAEHSPAYGSSATRRKVYVGKVTNFYKKLSVAEVLVEAAPLAVGEELFFLGATTGMAEQRLEELHGPDGTPAQEVSQGRLCAIRTPGPVRRGDRLYKFVDTDSQANQSE from the coding sequence TTGAAACGTTCCGACATAGAGATCATGGCCCCCGTGGGGTCGTACGAATCGCTCGCCGCAGCCATTCAGGCCGGAGCCGACGCCGTCTATTTCGGCGTGGGGAAACTCAACATGCGCTCGGCTTCTGCGGCCAACTTCTCGCTCGACGATCTGGCGCGGATCGTCGCCACGGCCCACGCCGCAGGGGTGAAGGCCTACCTGACGGTGAACACCGTCGTCTATGAGGAGGAGATCACGACGGTCCACGAGGTGATCGACCGGGCCAGGGCCGAGGGCGTGGACGCCGTCATCGCCTCGGACATGGCGGCGATCCTCTACGCCCGGCGCATCGGACAGGAGGTGCACATCTCGACCCAGTGCAACATTTCGAACTCCGAGGCGGTGAAGTTCTACGCCCAGTGGGCCGACACGGTGGTGCTGGCCCGCGAGCTGTCGCTCGAGCAGGTGGCCGAAATCCGCCGCCGCATCGTGGAGAACGACATCCGCGGACCGCGCGGCGAACTGGTCGAGATCGAAATGTTCGCCCACGGCGCGCTCTGCATGTCGATCTCGGGCAAATGCTACCTCTCGCTCTACGAAACGGGCTGCTCGGCCAACCGCGGCGCCTGCCGCCAGCTGTGCCGCCGGAAGTACACCGTGCGCGACAAGGAGACCGGCGCCGAGCTGGACGTGGACGGACGCTATGTGCTCTCGCCCAAGGACCTCTGCACGATCGACTTCCTCGACCGCATGCTCGCGGCGGGCGTCCGGGTGCTGAAGATCGAGGGACGCGCCCGCGGCGCGGAGTACGTCAAGCGCGTCGTGGAGTGCTACGACGAGGCGCTGCGCGCCATCGAGGCGGGAAGCTACACGCCCCGCCTGGCCGCGGAGCTGAAGGAGCGGCTGCGGACGGTATTCAACCGCGGCTTCTGGGAAGGCTACTACGCCGGACGCCCCGTCGCGGAACACAGCCCGGCCTACGGCTCCTCGGCCACGCGCCGCAAGGTCTATGTAGGGAAAGTGACGAATTTCTACAAAAAACTCTCCGTGGCCGAAGTGCTCGTCGAGGCGGCGCCGCTCGCCGTCGGCGAGGAGCTCTTCTTCCTCGGAGCGACGACGGGCATGGCCGAACAGCGGCTCGAGGAACTGCACGGTCCCGACGGCACGCCGGCGCAGGAGGTCTCGCAGGGCCGGCTCTGCGCCATCCGCACTCCGGGACCGGTCCGCCGCGGCGACCGGCTCTACAAATTCGTCGATACCGATTCGCAGGCAAACCAATCCGAATAA
- a CDS encoding elongation factor G, producing the protein MKNYSAKEIKNIVLIGAPGTGKTTLAEAMAYEGKVIDRRGSIETNNTLSDNTDIEHEYKRSIYSTILFTEFMDRKLNIIDCPGSDDFCGSLFSAFKVGDVGVFLFNAQNGWEVGSEIQARYARLLKKPVIGVINQLDADKASFEAAFESIRAASRVKPVLVQYPVNQGPGFDSFIDVLMMKMYRFKDHDGHREELEIPAGELEKAQMLNKELVEMAAEHDEALMELYFDKGTLTQDDIRAGLKIGVSKREVMPVFCTSGKYDIGTKRLMEFIINVAPGPLKAPAFLSTEGEEIAADETAPAAAFVFKSQIEQHIGEITYFRVVRGRIAEGTELVNTRTGNKEKLSQLFAVAGKNRIKVTELSAGDIGCTVKLKGTRTNDTLAAAAAPVTIEPIVFPEPRYRAAVKCKEQGDEEKLGKLLNDAKFEDPTILVEYSKELKQTIIQGQGEHHLNILRSRILSENGKLQFEYIAPRIPYRETITKVAQADYRHKKQSGGAGQFGEVHMIIEPYYEGIPEPKNYKVPGKGDMVVNVKTKEEYDLPWGGKLQFYSAIVGGAIDARFMPAILKGIMEKMDEGPLTGSYARDIRVVIYDGKMHPVDSNEISFKLAARNAFKEAFRNAGPKIMEPIYNVEVLVPSDYMGAVMSDLQNRRAMIAGMESDKGFDRLNALVPLAELYRYSTTLSSLTSGSATYTMRFASYEQVPADVQEKLLKAYTDTDEE; encoded by the coding sequence ATGAAAAACTATTCAGCAAAAGAGATCAAGAACATCGTACTCATCGGCGCGCCCGGCACGGGAAAGACTACCCTTGCCGAAGCGATGGCCTACGAGGGGAAGGTCATCGACCGCAGGGGTAGTATCGAGACGAACAACACGCTCTCGGACAACACGGACATCGAGCACGAATACAAACGCTCGATCTACTCCACGATCCTCTTCACGGAATTCATGGACCGCAAGCTGAACATCATCGACTGCCCGGGGTCGGACGACTTCTGCGGCAGCCTCTTCTCGGCCTTCAAGGTCGGCGACGTGGGGGTTTTCCTCTTCAACGCCCAGAACGGCTGGGAGGTGGGCAGCGAAATCCAGGCCCGCTACGCCCGGCTGCTCAAGAAACCCGTCATCGGCGTAATCAACCAGCTCGACGCCGACAAGGCCTCGTTCGAAGCGGCTTTCGAGTCGATCAGGGCCGCCTCGCGCGTGAAGCCCGTCCTGGTGCAGTATCCGGTCAATCAGGGCCCGGGCTTCGACTCGTTCATCGACGTCCTGATGATGAAGATGTACCGCTTCAAGGACCACGACGGCCACCGCGAGGAGCTGGAGATTCCCGCCGGGGAGCTGGAGAAGGCCCAGATGCTGAACAAGGAGCTGGTGGAGATGGCCGCCGAGCACGACGAGGCGCTCATGGAGCTCTATTTCGACAAGGGGACCCTCACGCAGGACGACATCCGCGCGGGGCTGAAGATCGGCGTCTCGAAACGCGAGGTGATGCCCGTGTTCTGCACCAGCGGCAAATACGACATCGGAACCAAACGCCTCATGGAATTCATCATCAACGTGGCTCCCGGTCCGCTGAAGGCCCCGGCGTTCCTCTCGACCGAAGGCGAGGAGATCGCGGCCGACGAGACGGCGCCCGCCGCAGCGTTCGTCTTCAAGAGCCAGATCGAACAGCACATCGGCGAGATCACCTACTTCCGCGTCGTCCGCGGCCGGATCGCCGAAGGCACGGAGCTGGTGAACACCCGCACGGGCAACAAGGAGAAGCTCTCGCAGCTCTTCGCCGTGGCGGGCAAGAACCGCATCAAGGTCACGGAGCTCTCGGCCGGCGACATCGGCTGCACCGTCAAACTCAAGGGCACGCGCACGAACGACACCCTCGCGGCCGCGGCGGCGCCCGTCACGATCGAACCCATCGTCTTCCCCGAACCGCGCTACCGCGCCGCCGTCAAGTGCAAGGAGCAGGGCGACGAGGAGAAGCTGGGCAAGCTGCTCAACGACGCCAAGTTCGAGGACCCGACGATTCTGGTGGAGTACTCCAAGGAGCTCAAGCAGACCATCATCCAGGGCCAGGGCGAACACCACCTCAACATCCTCCGGTCGCGCATCCTCTCCGAAAACGGCAAGCTCCAGTTCGAATACATCGCCCCGCGGATTCCCTACCGCGAGACCATCACGAAGGTCGCGCAGGCCGACTACCGCCACAAGAAGCAGTCGGGCGGCGCGGGACAGTTCGGCGAGGTGCACATGATCATCGAACCCTACTACGAGGGGATTCCCGAACCGAAGAACTACAAGGTCCCCGGCAAGGGCGACATGGTGGTAAACGTCAAGACCAAGGAGGAGTACGACCTGCCGTGGGGCGGCAAGTTGCAGTTCTACTCGGCGATCGTGGGCGGCGCCATCGACGCGCGCTTCATGCCCGCCATCCTGAAGGGCATCATGGAGAAGATGGACGAAGGCCCGCTGACGGGCTCCTACGCCCGCGACATCCGCGTGGTGATCTACGACGGCAAGATGCACCCGGTGGATTCGAACGAGATTTCGTTCAAGCTGGCGGCGCGCAACGCCTTCAAGGAGGCCTTCCGCAACGCCGGGCCCAAGATCATGGAGCCGATCTACAACGTCGAGGTCCTCGTGCCGTCGGACTACATGGGCGCCGTGATGTCCGACCTGCAGAACCGCCGCGCGATGATCGCCGGCATGGAGTCGGACAAGGGATTCGACCGGCTGAACGCCCTCGTGCCGCTGGCCGAGCTCTACCGCTATTCGACCACGCTCTCGTCGCTCACGTCGGGATCGGCCACCTACACGATGCGTTTCGCCTCCTACGAGCAGGTTCCCGCCGACGTGCAGGAGAAACTGCTGAAAGCCTACACCGACACGGACGAGGAGTAA
- a CDS encoding MFS transporter has product MPRRIWAILAVAFGVSLSVIDSTIANVALPTISRALGISSADSIWVVNAYQLAIVVSLLSFSALGDLVGYRKIYIGGLALFTAASVGCALSQSLGTLVAGRVLQGFGAAAVTSVNTTLIRIIYPRNRLGRGMGINATVVAVSSVAGPTLAAGVLSAAEWPWLFAVNIPVGLVALALSRRFLPANPVRVRDRRFDWRDAAMNALVFGLLMASVEGFSHGLDPRIVALGAAVLVPVGFVFIRRQLREPYPILPFDLLRIPIFSVSVLTSICSFLAQMLAMVALPFYLQHACGYDDVATGLLLTAWPAVIMVVAPVAGLLVERVHAGLLGGTGLAAMAAGLLLLAFLPEHPTDFEIVWRLVLCGAGFGLFQSPNNSILIASAPPERSGSASGMLATARLLGQTTGAALMAFLFHIVPDDSTHTALLLSAGLALTGAVVSLARLSLPLPEGLTRRKRHPGKQ; this is encoded by the coding sequence ATGCCCCGCCGCATCTGGGCCATTCTGGCCGTGGCGTTCGGCGTCTCGCTCTCGGTGATCGACTCGACGATCGCCAACGTGGCCCTGCCGACGATCTCCCGTGCCCTCGGCATCTCCTCGGCCGACTCGATCTGGGTCGTCAATGCCTACCAGCTGGCGATCGTGGTCTCGCTGCTCTCCTTCTCGGCGCTGGGCGACCTGGTCGGCTACCGCAAGATCTACATCGGCGGCCTGGCCCTCTTCACCGCGGCGTCGGTGGGCTGCGCCCTCTCGCAGTCGCTCGGAACCCTCGTGGCGGGACGCGTCCTGCAGGGATTCGGCGCGGCGGCCGTGACGTCGGTCAATACCACCCTCATCCGCATCATCTACCCCCGCAACCGCCTCGGGCGCGGCATGGGCATCAACGCCACGGTGGTGGCCGTCTCCTCCGTGGCGGGTCCGACGCTGGCCGCCGGCGTCCTCTCGGCGGCCGAATGGCCGTGGCTCTTCGCCGTCAATATCCCCGTGGGGCTCGTCGCCCTCGCGCTGAGCCGGCGCTTCCTGCCCGCCAATCCGGTCCGGGTGCGCGACCGCCGCTTCGACTGGCGCGACGCCGCGATGAACGCCCTCGTGTTCGGACTGCTGATGGCCTCGGTCGAGGGATTCTCGCACGGACTCGATCCGCGGATCGTCGCGCTCGGCGCGGCGGTGCTGGTCCCCGTCGGCTTCGTATTCATCCGCCGCCAGCTGCGCGAGCCGTACCCGATCCTGCCGTTCGACCTGCTGCGCATCCCGATCTTCTCGGTCTCGGTGCTGACGTCGATCTGCTCGTTCCTCGCGCAGATGCTCGCCATGGTGGCGCTGCCCTTCTACCTGCAACACGCCTGCGGCTACGACGACGTGGCCACCGGCCTGCTGCTCACGGCCTGGCCCGCGGTCATCATGGTCGTGGCCCCCGTGGCCGGGCTGCTCGTCGAACGGGTCCACGCCGGCCTGCTCGGCGGAACGGGCCTCGCGGCGATGGCCGCGGGGCTGCTCCTGCTGGCTTTCCTGCCCGAACACCCCACAGACTTCGAAATCGTGTGGCGGCTCGTGTTGTGCGGTGCGGGATTCGGGCTGTTCCAGTCGCCCAACAACAGCATCCTGATCGCCTCGGCGCCTCCCGAGCGAAGCGGCTCGGCCAGCGGAATGCTCGCCACGGCCCGCCTCCTGGGACAGACCACGGGAGCCGCCCTGATGGCGTTCCTGTTCCATATCGTACCCGACGACAGCACCCATACGGCACTGCTGCTCTCCGCCGGACTGGCTCTCACGGGAGCCGTCGTAAGCCTCGCACGCCTCTCGCTCCCGCTGCCCGAAGGGCTCACCCGCCGCAAACGCCACCCCGGAAAACAATGA
- a CDS encoding S66 peptidase family protein: MIRTLLLAALFTGLPAAFRPCAAGTAAGRTDTAATARIPADSLRPAARTPEECLPDGKTASANTPDTESAAGTNPAPADAPDTKPAAETAAAGTANAPAPADTAAYLRPPYLREGDTIAVVSPSGRIAARADTAKVRERLESWGLHVLFGTHYADRSQPYFAGTDAERAADLQRMLDDPSVKAVIAFRGGYGSVRLLPYLDLRRLREHPKWLAGFSDITTLHLVLRRLRIESIHGQMPAGFLFDEGTEDPSAESLREALFGLTRRIDTPPHPLNRPGRATGRLAGGNLAVICAATGTPEELLTDSPTVLFIEEVGEFVYRIDRMMQSLARSGKLRNLRAVVVGHLTDMMGEKKFGVADACRIISDYTQELGIPVLFGFPAGHDEPNLSLYLGREVTVTVDDGGGCVEF; this comes from the coding sequence ATGATACGAACCCTCCTGCTCGCCGCACTCTTCACCGGCCTTCCCGCCGCCTTCCGCCCCTGCGCCGCCGGAACGGCCGCGGGCCGCACCGACACGGCCGCAACCGCCCGGATCCCGGCCGACAGCCTCCGCCCGGCAGCCCGCACCCCGGAAGAGTGCCTGCCGGACGGAAAAACCGCTTCGGCAAACACGCCGGACACAGAGTCCGCGGCCGGAACGAACCCCGCCCCGGCCGATGCCCCGGACACAAAACCCGCCGCCGAAACGGCCGCGGCCGGCACAGCGAACGCCCCCGCCCCGGCCGACACCGCGGCCTACCTCCGTCCGCCCTATCTCCGCGAAGGCGACACCATAGCCGTCGTCTCCCCCTCCGGACGCATCGCGGCCCGAGCCGACACGGCGAAGGTGCGCGAACGCCTCGAGTCGTGGGGTCTGCACGTGCTCTTCGGCACGCACTACGCCGACCGCAGCCAGCCCTACTTCGCCGGGACCGACGCCGAACGGGCCGCCGACCTGCAACGGATGCTCGACGATCCGTCGGTGAAGGCGGTCATCGCCTTCCGCGGCGGATACGGCTCGGTGCGCCTGCTGCCGTACCTCGACCTCCGGAGGCTGCGCGAGCACCCCAAATGGCTCGCGGGGTTCAGCGACATCACCACGCTGCACCTCGTCCTCCGGAGGCTCCGCATCGAGAGCATCCACGGGCAGATGCCCGCGGGATTCCTCTTCGACGAAGGGACGGAGGACCCCTCGGCCGAATCGCTCCGCGAAGCCCTCTTCGGCCTCACGCGGCGCATCGACACGCCGCCGCATCCGCTCAACCGCCCCGGACGGGCGACGGGACGCCTCGCGGGCGGGAATCTCGCGGTGATCTGCGCGGCGACGGGGACTCCCGAGGAGCTGCTCACCGATTCACCGACGGTGCTCTTCATCGAGGAGGTCGGCGAGTTCGTTTACCGCATCGACCGGATGATGCAGAGCCTCGCCCGCAGCGGAAAGCTCCGCAACCTCCGGGCGGTCGTCGTGGGACACCTGACCGACATGATGGGCGAGAAGAAATTCGGCGTCGCCGACGCCTGCCGGATCATTTCGGACTACACGCAAGAGCTCGGAATCCCCGTGCTCTTCGGCTTCCCGGCCGGACACGACGAGCCGAACCTGTCGCTCTACCTGGGACGCGAGGTGACCGTCACGGTGGACGACGGAGGGGGCTGCGTGGAGTTCTGA
- a CDS encoding aminopeptidase P family protein: protein MFSAKTYTARRSELRTKIGQGIVLLPGNGLAPNNYPNNAYYFRQDSSFLYYFGLNIPALVGVIDADTGEEALYGDDFTVEDIIWTGPQPTLRELGAGVGVAETFPTAALEARLRKAIAQGRRIHYLPPYRGETKLRLSALLGINPALLHDYKSVELMFAVAEMREKKSAEEIEEMERAFEIGYRMHTLAMKMCRPGVVEREIAGAIEGIAKSYGAGLSFPSIVTQHGETLHNLHCDGTLEEGRLLLCDAGGETVNNYCSDHTRTYPVSGRFTQKQKDVYNIVLAAHDHVARIVKPHMMYTEIHNAAYLTLAEGLIGLGLLRGTAADAVASGAMTMLMPHGLGHGLGMDVHDCEAMGERSFDFASIAERAARSATCIYRAAWRIEPGTVLTDEPGLYFIPALIDKCRAEGLYRGIVDYDALEAYRDFGGIRIEDNILVTEEGSRMLGDRKIPVTVEELETVVGK, encoded by the coding sequence ATGTTCTCTGCAAAAACCTATACCGCGCGCCGCAGCGAGCTGCGCACGAAGATCGGACAGGGCATCGTCCTGCTCCCGGGCAACGGGCTGGCCCCGAACAACTACCCCAACAACGCCTACTACTTCCGGCAGGACTCGTCGTTCCTCTACTACTTCGGGCTGAACATCCCCGCGCTGGTCGGCGTGATCGACGCCGACACGGGCGAGGAGGCGCTCTACGGCGACGACTTCACGGTGGAGGACATCATCTGGACCGGTCCGCAGCCCACCCTGCGCGAACTGGGCGCCGGGGTCGGCGTCGCGGAGACCTTCCCGACGGCGGCGCTCGAAGCGCGGCTGCGCAAGGCGATCGCACAGGGCCGCCGCATCCACTACCTGCCGCCCTACCGGGGCGAGACGAAGCTCCGGCTCTCGGCGCTGCTGGGAATCAACCCCGCCCTGCTGCACGACTACAAGTCGGTGGAACTGATGTTCGCCGTGGCCGAGATGCGCGAGAAGAAAAGCGCCGAGGAGATCGAGGAGATGGAACGCGCCTTCGAGATCGGCTACCGCATGCACACGCTGGCGATGAAGATGTGCCGTCCGGGCGTCGTCGAACGCGAAATCGCCGGCGCCATCGAGGGCATCGCCAAATCCTACGGCGCGGGACTTTCGTTCCCGTCGATCGTGACGCAGCACGGCGAGACGCTGCACAACCTCCACTGCGACGGCACGCTCGAGGAGGGACGCCTGCTGCTGTGCGACGCCGGAGGCGAGACGGTGAACAACTACTGCTCGGACCACACGCGCACCTATCCCGTCAGCGGACGCTTCACCCAGAAGCAGAAGGACGTCTACAACATCGTGCTGGCGGCCCACGACCACGTGGCCCGCATCGTCAAACCGCACATGATGTACACCGAAATCCACAACGCCGCCTACCTCACGCTGGCCGAGGGGCTGATCGGCCTCGGACTGCTCCGGGGCACCGCCGCGGACGCCGTGGCGTCGGGCGCCATGACGATGCTCATGCCTCACGGGCTGGGACACGGGCTGGGCATGGACGTACACGACTGCGAGGCGATGGGCGAACGGTCGTTCGACTTCGCCTCGATCGCCGAACGCGCCGCCCGCTCGGCCACCTGCATCTACCGCGCGGCATGGCGCATCGAGCCGGGCACAGTGCTGACCGACGAACCGGGTCTCTACTTTATCCCGGCGCTCATCGACAAGTGCCGCGCCGAAGGGCTGTACAGGGGCATCGTCGATTACGACGCGCTGGAGGCCTACCGCGACTTCGGCGGCATCCGCATCGAGGACAACATTCTCGTCACGGAGGAGGGCAGCCGGATGCTGGGCGACAGGAAGATACCCGTCACGGTCGAGGAACTCGAAACCGTCGTCGGCAAGTAA